The following is a genomic window from Myxococcales bacterium.
ACTATAATTTCTTTTTCATCACTCAATCGCACATCGCATCCAGGCAAAGGACGCCCAACTGTGCCGTGGCGCAGTGCCCACGGAAGATTGAGGCATGTAGCAGCTGTGGTTTCAGTCAGCCCATAGCCTTCACACAACACAACACCACACAGCTGAAAAAAAGTTGATACTTCTGGAGCCAACTGAGCCCCACCTGAAATAAGAAATCTTAATCGATTGCCAAATTTAGCCTGCAGGCTTTTGCCAATTTTATCAAACACCAATTTTTTTGCTAAAAATAACTTCCATCCGCCGCTCTCTCCGCCAAGAGCAAGCTTATCAGCTTCATGAAGTGCTCCTTGAGCAATTAGTTTTTTAATGCCCGAAGAAGCCAAAGCTGTCTCAATTATTTTAGCTCGAATTTTTTCATAAATGCGCGGCACTCCAGCCATAAAGGTTGGTCTAACCACTGCCATATCATCCATCAATTTATCGATGCTTTGAGCGAAGGCCAGTAAATGCCCCGTTCGAATCCATGCATATTCCAGCACGCGAGCGAAAATATGTGCTAGAGGCAAAAAAAGCATCTGCACATCTTCTTCGTTTATGATCCCCAACTTATCGATAACATGAGCTTCGTAAAGAATATTATCGTGGCTGATCATAGCCCCTTTGGGCTCTCCCGTAGTACCTGAAGTATAAACCAAAGATGCAATAGCATCCTTTTCAACCGATATAGATTCAAACTCATCAGCTTGGTTTTCAACAAAGTTTTGATAATAAAGCTCGTTTTGACGGAGCTCTCCTTCGACTTTGTCAAAAATAATCACTAAATCAAGCTGACTATCAGCTCCTTGTAAAGCTCTAAGCTTATCAAGTTGATTTTGGTTTTCTACAAATATAACTTTAACTCCAGCATCAGACAGAATATAGCTGACCTGATCAGTTAAACTTGAATGGTAAATTGGTACAACGATGGCCCCTGTTTTTATTATTGCCAAATCAGCAATAACCCACTCTGGTCGTGTCAAAGAGAGCAATGCGACTCTTTGCCCCGCTGTAACTGAAGCTGCTTTTAAAGCATTTGCTAAACGAGCGACATCAGCAGAGAGTTCTTGCCAATTCCTAACTACCCATTTGTTATTTTTGGTGCAAAAATACTGGATGGCAGGGCGCTTATGAAAGCGCGCCACAGAGTCATCAAATAGCGATATAAGCGATTCGCTCATGTGCACCCCATTTATAAAAGGACTTTTAAGCTCTCAATACAAAGAAGAACGGCATAAGTAAAGGACGCATCTTAGATGATCACAGAAATAGCTAGCAAAGATATGCCGAAAAATATAGGCAACTATCGCCTTGTCAAAAAAATTGGGCAAGGCGGCATGAGCGTTGTCTATGAAGGATTCGATACCAGACTTGAGCGTTCTGTCGCTATTAAAATTCTTCATCCATTTTTAGCTGAAAGCGATGAATATAGAGCCAGATTTTTAAGAGAGGCTCAAGTTGTCGCACGCTTAACTCATCCAAATATCGTACAAATTTATGATATGGGCTACTCGGACCATGACAATAACTTGCTTTATATCGTAACTGAACTTGTTTCTGGACAAACCCTTAAAGACTGGGCTAAAAAAAATAATATTTTGGATGCACCAGAGTTTGCTGCACTTATTATTATTCAGATCGCACATGCCTTAGAGCACGCTCATCAAAAAGCTATTATTCACAGAGATATAAAACCTGAAAACATCATGCTCACAACCGAAGGCCAAATTAAACTTATGGACTTTGGTATTGCCAGTATTGGCAGCGAAGAAAATCTTACCCAAGCAGGAACTTTGCTTGGATCCTTAGCCCATTTAGCTCCAGAAATTATCAATGGAAACAAAGCATCCGTTGCCTCAGATATCTATTCGTTGTCGGTAGTATTTTTTTGGCTTCTAAGCAAAAAACTCCCTTTCAATGGCAACTCTCCTCACGCGCTTTTAAAAGCCATTGTGGATCAACCTGCCCCAAAAGCACAGCTTCTATCTCCTTTTGTATCTGATAGCTTGGCCTTGCTCGTAGAGAAGGGTATGAATAAAAATCCCTCCTTTCGTTTTCAGTCAGCAAGCGCACTTATCAGTGCTATCCAACGAGCTTTGAAAGACTTTGGAGTTGCAATAGAGGACAAAAGTTTTTCTCAAGCAGTGGCAATGAAAAAGTCTTTATCGGACATAAAACGCACTATCAGCCAACAGATTGCCCAAAAAAAATCTGAATACGAAGCCCAAAAGCAAACAATAAAAGCTTTGGAACTTCAATGCAGACTCGATGCCCTACCAAATTCTAAGCGCCCAACTTCAAATTATTTTTTTAAAAAAACCCTTGCCCTATCTGCCATTTTTCTAATTGCTGCCGTGGCATTTTACTTATGGCCCAAAAATTCTTCTCAATCCTTGCCCAATATTTCAAAAACTATGGTCACTCAAGAAGTAATTATTTCAGCCAAAGAAGCTCAATCTATGCTGTCGGAGCCAATCATAGAAACTAAGACTGAAGCTCTTCCTCAAATTCAATCTGAACAAGAAAAAACACCACCTCCCATAAAAAAGGAGCCACCTAAAAAAGAAACAATTTCAACTAAGAGTAAACAAAAAATTGATGTTGTTATTTGGCCTTTTGCCAATATTTTCATTGATGGAAAACTGCTGGCCAAAAATCAAAAGAGCATAAGTTTACAGCTGCCTTTAGGTTCCCACAAATTGAGCTTTACCCACAAGTATGCTGCAACAGTAGAAAAATTGGTTAAAATCGATAAGATCACAGAGCCCGTAGAGCTTTCCATTGTTCTCAACAAAACTAAGCCTGCATTTCTAGTTGTACAGTGTTTACAGGATGCCAATGTTGCAATTAATTCGAGTTTTAAGGGAACAGCCCATCAAAGCACCAAAAAACCCATTGTGATAACACTGCCTGACCGAACTCATGCTATCAAAGAAAAAGTTTTAATCTATCTTGAAGGATTCAAACCCTACGTTAATGATATAGAGTTTACCGCCGGCAAAATAAAACTATTAAAAGTAAATTTGACACCAATCTAGTATTTTTTTAAAAAAACAAAAAACACGCACATCAAATAACCACACAATATTATTTTAATATTTTTATTGTTGAATTTTTTCGTTTGCAACGCTACTCCTTCTGCCATGGATAACGCGTCTTATCTCTTAGCTAAAAGATTTTATTAATTCACAGGCATGCAATATTGCTATCATGTGCTTTTAAGAAGTAGATGAAAAATTAAATAGCAAGAGGCATACCGTGCGTACTTTTTCTCTTGGATTATTTGTTTGCTTGCTTTGTTGTAATGTCTTTGGTGAAAGCAGCCCCAAAGAACATCTCCATAGTGCAACCACACTTTTCAACCGAGGCCATTACAAGCAAGCGATAGAACAACTTTCTGATATTGATGTCAGAAAAGATTTTGATGATAGCGACGATATGAAAATTGCTCTAAAAATTCGTGCTATTTCTCTCAATGAAAGTGGGGATAAAACTGGCGCAATCGAAAACATACGTGAACTTTATTTTTTAGATCCTCATTATCGCTTTGATGCCTTTGATACACCGAGCGATGTCATGCAGCTTGCTGAGCGCGAACTAAAAGTTATCGAAGAAAAAAATAAACAACTTGCATCTATAAAAATTTCTCAACCCCTAGTTAATGCCCAAGCTAAGACACAACAAAAAATTAATTTAACAAAACCCAAAATGCCGATTTCCAATACTTTGTTTCCTTTTGGTATCAATCACTATCTTTTAAACTCGCCGATCAAGGCTTCTGTTTATTTATCCCTGCAAGGCCTTAGCCTTTTAGGCAATATTGGTGCATATTGGTGGAAACAAAGCTATTTAGATGAATTTGGGTCCTCTCGATTGAGCAAACCTGAGTATAAATCTCGTTTTGAGGCCGCTCAAATTATCCAGTATGTCGCGCTGGGAACCTTTGTTGTTTCATTGGGTGCTTCGATTGTCGATGCACTCATCACTTATTCAAATGATACTTCAAAGCATGAAACTACAAATGAAATAGCTCCTTCGTTACACATTAATTAAACGGCACCTCAACCTCTAAGGATGTAACATGGCCTCTATCGAAATTTCTGACGCTATAGGCGGCAAAAAAAGTATTAGCTTGTTCAAACGTCTTTCTATAGTTGGCCGAGGTGAAGGCGTAGATATCGAGCTTCTCGACCCCAACGCTCCAGCATTGGCAGCTTATATTAGCCAAAGCGGAAATTCTTTTACTCTCTCTATACCCGAACACGAACCTGCAGCCCTTGTAAAAGGATTTCCATCAAAGAAATTCACTCTAATTGATAATGAAAGTTTTAGTTTGGGATCAGACCTACTCACTTTTAGAGCTCACGATCAAGAACATATCTCCACAGAAAACAAAAAAAATGATGAGTATGATCAAGTGCTCGCCTACAAAAGATTGCTCAATTTCTCGCAAAGAATCGCCAAAGAAAAAGATATTGATACGCTTCTTTCAACCTTACTCAAAGAAATTACTCAACTTACAGGCGCTGAGCATGGCTTTTTAGTTTTGATAGAAGATGGCGTTCCCAAAAGAAAAGTTCAGGAATCAATCGATAGCAAAGAACCCATGGAATGCTTAAGCCCAATGAGTGACTCTATCGTAAAAAAAGTTATTAGCCAAAAAGAACCAGTAATAATTAGCGATGCCCTCAACGATCAAGAATTTTCAAGCTCTTTATCAGTTATCAACTATCGTTTGACTTCTGTGATGTGCGTTCCCCTGATATATCAAGGACATATTTTTGGCGCAATCTATGTTGCCAATAACTCTTTTACCCATGCATTTAACCAAAAAAGTTTAGAGCTCATGACCATCTACTCCAGCCAAGCAGCTATGCTCGTGCAGAATGCTCTTCATATCAACGCTCTCAAAAACCATACAAAATCTTTGCAAGACAGCCTAGAATTCACTAAATTTGGTGGTTTGATTGGCGGCTGCTCAAGTATGCAGCATATTTTTCGTCAGGTTGAAAAAATTGCATCCACCGATGTGAATGTGTTGATAACAGGTGAAACAGGAACAGGAAAAGAGCAAATTGCACGCGAAATACATAACCGCTCACTCAGAAAAGAGAACTCTTTTATTATTGTTAACTGCAATGCCATACCAGAAAATTTGCTAGAGAGTGAATTATTCGGGCATGTCAGGGGGGCGTTTAGTGGTGCCACCCAAAGCCGTATTGGAAAAATTCAGATGGCACATAACGGCACCATCTTTTTAGATGAAATCAGTGAACTGCCATTGCATTTGCAAATAAAAATTATGGAGGTTTTAAGCGAAAACCGCATAAGCAAAATTGGCGATAACAAAAGCGAAGAAATAAATATTCGAGTTATCGCTGCAAGCAATCGCGACTTAATGGAAATGGTCAAAGCTCAGGCTTTTCGTCAAGATCTTTACTACCGGCTCAACATCGTTCAAATAACAGCACCTCCTCTCAGAGAAAGAGGCAACGATGTATTGGTTATTGCTAATTTTTTCCTACAAAAATATGCCAAAATCTATGGCAAAGAAGTCATAGGCTTAGATCAAGAAGCACAAAATACCATTCTCAATTTTCAATGGCCTGGAAATATACGGCAACTGGAAAACCGTATTCGAAGAGCGGTAGTCATGAGCGATCACAATCGCATTAGTGTGAATGACTTGGGCATCAAAGCTGATATGGAAAATGGCATCTTACCTTTAGCAGATGCTCTTGAACGCTTCCGTTCTCAGTATATCCACGAATCGCTGGAAAGAAATGCCCACAACAGGACTAAGACTGCACACGAACTTGGCGTTGATCCGCGAACTATTTTTCGGCACCTAGAAGGATTAAAGAAGGAATTGGACAGTTGAATTCCAAAGACTGCTCAATGTAATTTTGTTCATTACTTATGTTGTAAGATGTTAAGCAACACCAGAATATTGACCTATTTTTTCGAGGAATTCGTGAAGAGATTTTACCTGGAATTAGTGTGCTTCTTACAGGTATCCTTGATTGGCTGTGTTGATTACGTAAAGATGGATGAAGAGAGCATGTTAAATGAATTACATTCATTTCCGCCGGTAATCGATACTCAATATTTAAGCCCGCACCCTTCGAGCTTGATAAATACTATTAGTCTAGGAAAAAATTGCAGTGTAGTTTTTAAAGTACCTCCTATCAAGGATAAAAACCCCAACGATACGCTGTATTACTTATGGTTTTTGGATAATCGGCTCGTGCTCCCTCAGTCTACAATTGCTCCGGAATTTCGTGATTCAGGTATCATCACGCTCACTATCGACGAGCAATTCTTGCTGTCTCATTTTGAACCTAAAGCAATAAAAGATTTTTTTAGCAGGCCTCATTTGATCGAATTCTTTGTGTCGGACGTGGTCTGGCAAATTCCCGAAAGTCGATATCTAGATGAAAGCAAACAAGATGGAAAAAATCATGTGGATTATGCGTATTGGATCGTCAACTTCAATAATGATCCGTGCTAACTCAAAACCTTTGGGTCTAGGATTTTTACTTGCGTGTTTCCTGGGCGTTTCTCTTTCCTGCTCCAAAGGAATATTCAACGATGATATCAATGCAGACAGCGCATTTTTTGATTGTGGAGATTTTTGTAAAGAGCACGAACTTAATGTTTTTAAGTATGGAAAATTTCACATTGAGGTCGATGCCATTGGCCAACCGCCCCAAATATTTTACAATGTAGAACCAAAAATGCTCGCTCAAGGACTAGAACTCAACAGATACATAACAGTCAGCGGTTTTGCACAGGGAGCTTCAGCATTTCTTAAACTTGATGCACAAAAAGAACACAACCCTACATCCTTTTTCGCCGATATCATCGCCATTCCTG
Proteins encoded in this region:
- a CDS encoding long-chain fatty acid--CoA ligase, encoding MSESLISLFDDSVARFHKRPAIQYFCTKNNKWVVRNWQELSADVARLANALKAASVTAGQRVALLSLTRPEWVIADLAIIKTGAIVVPIYHSSLTDQVSYILSDAGVKVIFVENQNQLDKLRALQGADSQLDLVIIFDKVEGELRQNELYYQNFVENQADEFESISVEKDAIASLVYTSGTTGEPKGAMISHDNILYEAHVIDKLGIINEEDVQMLFLPLAHIFARVLEYAWIRTGHLLAFAQSIDKLMDDMAVVRPTFMAGVPRIYEKIRAKIIETALASSGIKKLIAQGALHEADKLALGGESGGWKLFLAKKLVFDKIGKSLQAKFGNRLRFLISGGAQLAPEVSTFFQLCGVVLCEGYGLTETTAATCLNLPWALRHGTVGRPLPGCDVRLSDEKEIIVRGRGVFLGFWGKAEQTKEVLGQDGWFKTGDIGEIDKDGFVKIVDRKKDIIVTSQGKNIAPQRVENLIKSKSPSIAHVVVIGDKRPYLTALVALDKANAAQLAFSDASHNILLSELAAHANVYQEVKNAIAQANNSLANFEQIKRFYILDREFEVGKQLTPTLKVKRKACAEEFKAEIKVLYA
- a CDS encoding serine/threonine protein kinase; translation: MITEIASKDMPKNIGNYRLVKKIGQGGMSVVYEGFDTRLERSVAIKILHPFLAESDEYRARFLREAQVVARLTHPNIVQIYDMGYSDHDNNLLYIVTELVSGQTLKDWAKKNNILDAPEFAALIIIQIAHALEHAHQKAIIHRDIKPENIMLTTEGQIKLMDFGIASIGSEENLTQAGTLLGSLAHLAPEIINGNKASVASDIYSLSVVFFWLLSKKLPFNGNSPHALLKAIVDQPAPKAQLLSPFVSDSLALLVEKGMNKNPSFRFQSASALISAIQRALKDFGVAIEDKSFSQAVAMKKSLSDIKRTISQQIAQKKSEYEAQKQTIKALELQCRLDALPNSKRPTSNYFFKKTLALSAIFLIAAVAFYLWPKNSSQSLPNISKTMVTQEVIISAKEAQSMLSEPIIETKTEALPQIQSEQEKTPPPIKKEPPKKETISTKSKQKIDVVIWPFANIFIDGKLLAKNQKSISLQLPLGSHKLSFTHKYAATVEKLVKIDKITEPVELSIVLNKTKPAFLVVQCLQDANVAINSSFKGTAHQSTKKPIVITLPDRTHAIKEKVLIYLEGFKPYVNDIEFTAGKIKLLKVNLTPI
- a CDS encoding sigma 54-interacting transcriptional regulator, with the translated sequence MASIEISDAIGGKKSISLFKRLSIVGRGEGVDIELLDPNAPALAAYISQSGNSFTLSIPEHEPAALVKGFPSKKFTLIDNESFSLGSDLLTFRAHDQEHISTENKKNDEYDQVLAYKRLLNFSQRIAKEKDIDTLLSTLLKEITQLTGAEHGFLVLIEDGVPKRKVQESIDSKEPMECLSPMSDSIVKKVISQKEPVIISDALNDQEFSSSLSVINYRLTSVMCVPLIYQGHIFGAIYVANNSFTHAFNQKSLELMTIYSSQAAMLVQNALHINALKNHTKSLQDSLEFTKFGGLIGGCSSMQHIFRQVEKIASTDVNVLITGETGTGKEQIAREIHNRSLRKENSFIIVNCNAIPENLLESELFGHVRGAFSGATQSRIGKIQMAHNGTIFLDEISELPLHLQIKIMEVLSENRISKIGDNKSEEINIRVIAASNRDLMEMVKAQAFRQDLYYRLNIVQITAPPLRERGNDVLVIANFFLQKYAKIYGKEVIGLDQEAQNTILNFQWPGNIRQLENRIRRAVVMSDHNRISVNDLGIKADMENGILPLADALERFRSQYIHESLERNAHNRTKTAHELGVDPRTIFRHLEGLKKELDS